In a single window of the Novosphingobium sp. IK01 genome:
- a CDS encoding NUDIX hydrolase, with protein MMIDPPPDPVPSPSAASMGEPAATVIVFRHARETGAAEILLVERSSRLAFAGGATVFPGGKVDPADRALAVHEMARKAREGAGLDPEDVAGRIAAVRETLEETGLLVALVAASGEAAPFTAVSARAARVMLVEEGGALAPVLARFGWSLDLEGLVPWARWWPRDKPGRIFDTRFYLADLGTGAVDLAVDGTENRRLFWASARDALALADKGAIHIIYPTRRNLERLADFPDFAACRAHAQTIPVVPISPRMVLREGCEWLMIPPGHGYPVLGEPLRGAIRD; from the coding sequence CTGATCCTGTCCCGTCCCCTTCCGCAGCCTCCATGGGCGAGCCGGCGGCAACGGTGATCGTGTTCCGTCATGCGCGGGAAACGGGGGCTGCGGAAATCCTGCTGGTCGAGCGTTCGTCCCGTCTGGCCTTTGCCGGTGGAGCGACGGTCTTTCCCGGTGGCAAGGTCGATCCTGCCGACCGTGCGCTGGCCGTTCACGAGATGGCGCGCAAGGCGCGCGAAGGCGCGGGGCTGGACCCTGAAGACGTGGCGGGCAGGATCGCCGCCGTGCGTGAAACGCTGGAGGAAACAGGCTTGCTGGTCGCTCTGGTCGCCGCGAGCGGAGAGGCTGCCCCCTTCACGGCGGTTTCGGCCCGGGCCGCGCGAGTGATGCTGGTGGAGGAAGGGGGCGCGCTGGCGCCGGTGCTTGCCCGGTTTGGCTGGTCGCTCGATCTCGAAGGGCTGGTGCCCTGGGCCCGCTGGTGGCCGCGCGACAAGCCGGGGCGGATCTTCGATACCCGGTTCTATCTGGCCGATCTGGGGACTGGTGCGGTCGATCTGGCCGTCGATGGCACCGAAAACCGGCGGCTGTTCTGGGCCAGTGCGCGCGATGCGCTGGCGCTGGCCGACAAGGGCGCGATCCACATCATCTATCCCACGCGCCGCAATCTCGAACGTCTGGCCGATTTTCCCGATTTCGCGGCCTGCCGGGCCCATGCGCAGACCATTCCGGTCGTGCCGATCTCGCCGCGCATGGTGCTGCGCGAGGGATGCGAGTGGCTGATGATTCCGCCCGGCCATGGCTATCCGGTTCTTGGCGAACCGCTGCGAGGGGCAATCCGCGACTGA